The Dendropsophus ebraccatus isolate aDenEbr1 chromosome 3, aDenEbr1.pat, whole genome shotgun sequence genome includes a region encoding these proteins:
- the RAB27B gene encoding ras-related protein Rab-27B: MTDGDYDYLIKLLALGDSGVGKTTFLYRYTDNKFNPKFITTVGIDFREKRVVYNNAGPGGTQGKAFKVHLQLWDTAGQERFRSLTTAFFRDAMGFLLMFDLTSQQSFLNVRNWMSQLQANAYCESPDIVLIGNKADLSDQREVNERQAKELADKYGIPYFETSAATGQNVEKSVDILLDLIMKRMEQCVDKTQVPDAVNGGNSGKLDEAKAGGKKCAC; encoded by the exons ATGACGGATGGTGACTATGATTATCTGATCAAGCTCCTGGCCCTTGGAGATTCTGGTGTTGGGAAGACCACGTTCCTGTACAGATATACAGACAACAAGTTCAACCCCAAATTCATCACCACAGTGGGAATAGACTTCCGGGAAAAGAGAGTG GTTTACAACAATGCGGGTCCAGGCGGCACACAGGGCAAGGCCTTCAAGGTGCATTTACAGCTGTGGGACACAGCCGGACAGGAGAG GTTCCGGAGCCTCACCACAGCCTTCTTCAGAGATGCCATGGGGTTCCTCCTAATGTTTGATCTCACCAGTCAACAGAGTTTCCTGAATGTTCGGAACTGGATGA GTCAGCTTCAAGCGAATGCTTACTGTGAGAGCCCCGATATTGTATTAATCGGTAACAAAGCCGACCTGTCCGATCAGAGAGAGGTCAACGAGAGGCAAGCGAAGGAACTTGCGGATAAGTACGG CATCCCATATTTTGAGACGAGCGCAGCGACCGGACAGAACGTAGAAAAATCAGTGGACATTCTTCTAGACTTGATAATGAAACGCATGGAACAATGTGTGGACAAGACCCAAGTACCAGACGCGGTTAATGGCGGAAACTCTGGGAAATTAGACGAAGCAAAAGCAGGAGGAAAAAAGTGTGCCTGTTAG